The following proteins come from a genomic window of Nicotiana tomentosiformis chromosome 12, ASM39032v3, whole genome shotgun sequence:
- the LOC104097211 gene encoding putative calcium-transporting ATPase 11, plasma membrane-type, whose amino-acid sequence MAALKFMDACEYNKPPGLVSDDGGAELENYLSEETREACLGLHPDRLASIVSSYDIKTLNKIGGVEGITSRLKVSLDEGVKTSDVHIRQNIYGSNKYIEKPFKSFWTFIWEALQDITLIILMVCAVVSISVALATKGWPKGTYDGLGILLSIFLVVIVTAISDYKQSLQFRDLDKEKKKIFIQVTRDGYRQKVSIYDLVVGDVVHLSIGNLVPADGIFISGYCLLIDQSSLSGESLPVSIYEGRPFLLSGTKVQDGSATMLVTTVGMRTEWGKLMERLTDGVEDETPLQVKLSGVATIIGKIGLAFALLTFMVLTVRFLVEKVLRHELTKWSSSDALTLLNYFVTAVTIIVVAVPEGLPLAVTLSLAFAMKKLMDNRALVRRLSACETMGSATCICTDKTGTLTTNQMVVKKIWICEKTKKVETDGGGDAVTLNISENALAFLLQAIFHNTGAEVVKDQDGKKSILGTPTESAILEYGLLLGGNIYEQRKDCIFLKVEPFNSEKKKMSVLIALPDGKVRAFSKGASEIILKMCDRFIDRNGEIVPLTENRIRNIMDVISEFAGEALRTLCVAFKDIEDGYDENIIPDSAYTLLAIIGIKDPVRPGVKIAVKTCLAAGITVRMVTGDNINTAKAIAKECGILTADGLVIEGSEFRDKTPDEMRQIIPRIQVMARSSPTDKLVLVTNLRGMFKEIVAVTGDGTNDAPALREADIGLAMGIAGTEVAKESADVIVLDDNFSTIVNVAKWGRSVYINIQKFVQFQLTVSIVALMINFISACISGSAPLSVVQLLWVNLIMDTLGAIALATEPPHEGLMSKPPVGREVSLISKTMWRNMIGQSIYQLAVLLVFNFTGHQILRLEGSDTTTVLHTFIFNTFVFCQVFNEINCRDMEKINVFRGIFGSWIFLGVVVSTVIFQVIIVEFLGTFASTTPLNWELWLLSVLIGAASLIVAVILKLIPVEEKNTKHHDGYDLLPNGPELA is encoded by the exons ATGGCAGCTCTCAAGTTCATGGATG CTTGTGAGTACAATAAGCCTCCAGGGCTGGTCAGCGATGACGGTGGCGCTGAACTGGAAAATTACCTGTCAGAAGAAACTCGAGAAGCATGTTTAGGACTTCATCCAGATAGACTTGCATCTATTGTTAGTTCCTACGACATCAAAACCTTAAATAAAATTGGAGGAGTTGAAGGGATCACAAGTAGGCTGAAAGTCTCATTGGATGAAGGAGTGAAAACCAGTGACGTACATATCAGACAAAATATATATGGATCAAACAAATACATTGAGAAACCTTTTAAAAGTTTTTGGACTTTTATATGGGAGGCTTTGCAGGATATAACTCTCATCATCCTCATGGTTTGTGCTGTTGTCTCTATTAGTGTGGCGCTTGCCACAAAAGGGTGGCCAAAAGGAACATATGACGGGCTGGGAATTCTACTTAGCATATTCTTGGTAGTCATAGTTACTGCAATTAGCGACTACAAGCAGTCATTGCAGTTCAGGGATTTGGATAAGGAGAAGAAAAAGATATTTATCCAGGTCACAAGAGATGGATACAGGCAGAAGGTTTCCATTTATGACTTGGTGGTTGGTGACGTAGTTCACTTATCTATTGGGAATCTGGTTCCCGCTGATGGAATATTCATATCCGGATACTGCTTGCTAATTGATCAATCAAGCCTATCCGGTGAGAGTCTACCAGTAAGCATATATGAAGGAAGACCTTTTCTTCTATCTGGAACCAAAGTGCAAGATGGTTCAGCTACTATGCTAGTAACTACTGTTGGAATGAGAACCGAATGGGGTAAGCTGATGGAGAGACTAACAGATGGGGTAGAAGATGAGACTCCTCTGCAAGTTAAGTTGAGTGGTGTTGCTACCATTATTGGAAAGATAGGACTAGCATTTGCTCTGCTGACATTTATGGTGTTGACGGTCAGATTTCTTGTAGAGAAAGTACTTCGCCACGAGCTCACCAAATGGTCTTCGAGTGATGCACTGACTCTTCTAAATTACTTCGTGACAGCAGTGACTATAATTGTTGTTGCAGTTCCAGAAGGACTGCCTCTGGCAGTGACGTTGAGTCTTGCATTTGCAATGAAAAAGCTAATGGACAACAGGGCATTAGTGAGGCGTCTTTCTGCATGTGAGACAATGGGTTCAGCTACTTGCATCTGTACAGATAAGACAGGAACACTAACAACAAACCAAATGGTAGTCAAGAAGATATGGATTTGTGAAAAAACTAAAAAGGTAGAAACTGATGGAGGTGGGGATGCAGTAACTCTGAATATATCAGAAAATGCATTGGCCTTTCTTTTACAGGCAATATTTCACAATACGGGAGCAGAGGTAGTTAAGGATCAGGATGGAAAGAAGTCGATTCTGGGAACACCAACAGAATCAGCAATATTAGAATATGGATTGCTTCTTGGTGGTAATATTTATGAGCAAAGGAAGGACTGTATATTCCTAAAAGTTGAGCCTTTCAAttcagaaaagaaaaagatgtcTGTGCTTATTGCTCTCCCAGATGGCAAAGTCCGAGCTTTCAGCAAGGGTGCATCTGAGATAATCTTAAAAATGTGTGACAGGTTTATTGATCGTAATGGTGAAATTGTTCCTTTGACAGAAAATAGAATAAGAAATATTATGGATGTCATTAGTGAATTCGCTGGCGAAGCCTTGCGTACTCTTTGTGTGGCCTTCAAGGACATTGAGGATGGCTATGATGAAAATATTATTCCTGATAGTGCCTACACATTGTTAGCTATAATTGGGATTAAAGATCCAGTTCGTCCCGGAGTTAAAATAGCAGTAAAAACATGTTTAGCTGCTGGAATTACTGTGCGAATGGTCACTGGTGACAATATTAATACAGCCAAAGCCATTGCTAAAGAATGTGGGATACTAACTGCTGATGGTTTGGTCATTGAAGGTTCAGAGTTTCGGGACAAAACTCCTGATGAGATGAGGCAAATAATTCCTAGAATTCAG GTGATGGCGCGATCATCACCAACGGACAAGCTTGTGTTGGTAACGAATTTGAGAGGTATGTTTAAAGAGATTGTTGCAGTTACTGGTGATGGCACGAATGATGCCCCTGCTCTCCGCGAGGCAGATATTGGACTTGCTATGGGTATAGCAGGAACAGAG GTAGCTAAAGAAAGTGCTGATGTTATAGTACTTGATGACAACTTTAGTACAATTGTGAATGTGGCTAAGTGGGGTCGTTCTGTGTATATAAATATTCAAAAGTTTGTACAATTCCAGCTAACTGTCAGTATTGTGGCTCTGATGATCAATTTTATTTCGGCGTGCATCTCAG GATCGGCTCCTCTTTCAGTGGTTCAGTTGCTCTGGGTCAACCTTATCATGGACACTTTAGGTGCAATTGCCTTGGCCACTGAACCACCTCATGAAGGACTAATGAGCAAGCCTCCTGTTGGAAGGGAAGTGAGTTTGATTTCCAAGACGATGTGGAGAAATATGATTGGACAGAGTATCTACCAACTGGCTGTACTATTGGTTTTCAACTTCACTGGGCATCAGATTTTGAGACTTGAAGGTTCAGACACTACCACAGTTCTTCATACTTTCATTTTCAACACATTTGTATTCTGTCAGGTATTCAATGAAATAAACTGCCGTGACATGGAGAAGATAAATGTTTTCCGTGGCATTTTTGGAAGCTGGATATTCTTAGGTGTCGTGGTTTCTACTGTTATCTTCCAAGTAATCATAGTCGAGTTCTTAGGCACATTTGCAAGCACAACACCACTCAACTGGGAACTATGGCTGCTCAGTGTCTTAATTGGTGCTGCAAGCCTGATTGTTGCTGTAATTTTGAAGTTGATACCTGTCGAAGAGAAGAATACCAAGCACCATGATGGTTATGATTTACTGCCAAATGGTCCAGAACTTGCCTAA